The following proteins come from a genomic window of Hymenobacter canadensis:
- a CDS encoding TIGR04283 family arsenosugar biosynthesis glycosyltransferase translates to MTISIIIPTYNEAANIGRLVQELRHYGSAGATEILVVDAHSPDGTAELARQAGATVLAAPRPGRAAQMNHGAAHATGDIFYFVHADVQIHPDFAATIRQAVADGYPAGCYRFRFDSEHPLLRFNSYGTRFEGIMSRGGDQTLFVTRELFGQLGGFRERFVVMEDFDIIQRIRRVARFLIVPQDVVVSARKYEHNSWLRVQVANLTAFSLYFLKVSPVRIARTYKAMINHR, encoded by the coding sequence ATGACCATCAGCATCATCATTCCTACCTATAATGAGGCCGCCAACATTGGCCGACTGGTGCAGGAGCTACGCCACTACGGCTCAGCCGGAGCCACCGAAATACTGGTTGTGGACGCCCACAGCCCCGACGGTACCGCCGAGCTGGCCCGGCAGGCCGGCGCCACCGTGCTGGCGGCTCCCCGCCCCGGCCGTGCCGCCCAGATGAACCACGGCGCCGCCCACGCCACCGGCGACATCTTTTACTTCGTGCACGCCGACGTGCAGATTCATCCCGACTTTGCAGCCACCATCCGGCAGGCCGTGGCCGATGGCTACCCCGCCGGCTGCTACCGCTTCCGCTTCGATTCTGAGCACCCGCTGCTGCGCTTCAACAGCTACGGCACCCGTTTCGAAGGCATCATGAGCCGCGGCGGCGACCAGACGCTGTTTGTCACCCGGGAATTGTTCGGGCAGCTGGGGGGCTTCCGGGAGCGGTTTGTGGTGATGGAGGACTTCGACATCATCCAGCGCATCCGGCGGGTGGCGCGCTTCCTGATTGTGCCGCAGGACGTGGTGGTGTCGGCCCGCAAGTACGAGCACAACAGCTGGCTGCGGGTGCAGGTGGCCAACCTGACGGCGTTTTCGCTGTACTTTCTGAAGGTGTCGCCGGTCCGGATTGCGCGCACCTACAAGGCCATGATCAACCACCGCTGA
- a CDS encoding DUF547 domain-containing protein codes for MKRPHLPAHTFLALSMAACAALAVPVAAVAAHPATAVAAAAAAPDHSAFDKLLKKHVNSKGQVNYKGFKADEKEFNQYLALLSKNAPAASWNKQEQMAYWINAYNAYTIRLILDHYPVQSIKDIGSKIKIPFVTTPWAAKFFSIGGKKMSLDEIEHGNLRKNYNDPRIHFALVCASVSCPSLRNEAYTAAKLDSQLDDQGRDFVNNPTKNKISKSSAQLSKYFDWYKSDWNENGQSVVKWVNKYSTTKLDANAKIDFLDYNWNLNEQ; via the coding sequence ATGAAACGACCTCACTTGCCTGCTCACACTTTTCTCGCCCTCAGCATGGCCGCATGCGCGGCCCTGGCTGTACCGGTGGCCGCTGTGGCCGCCCACCCGGCTACGGCCGTCGCCGCTGCCGCCGCCGCCCCGGACCATTCGGCCTTCGATAAGCTGCTCAAGAAGCACGTCAACAGCAAAGGCCAGGTGAACTACAAAGGCTTCAAGGCCGACGAAAAGGAATTCAACCAGTATCTGGCGCTGCTGAGCAAGAATGCCCCGGCAGCTTCGTGGAACAAGCAGGAGCAGATGGCCTACTGGATCAACGCCTACAACGCCTACACCATCCGCCTGATTCTGGACCACTACCCGGTGCAAAGCATCAAGGATATCGGCTCGAAAATCAAGATTCCGTTCGTGACGACGCCCTGGGCGGCCAAGTTTTTCAGCATCGGCGGCAAGAAGATGAGCCTCGACGAAATCGAGCACGGCAACCTGCGCAAAAACTACAACGACCCGCGCATTCACTTCGCACTGGTGTGCGCCTCGGTATCGTGCCCCAGTTTGCGCAACGAGGCCTACACCGCCGCCAAACTCGACAGCCAGCTCGACGACCAAGGCCGCGACTTTGTGAATAACCCCACCAAAAATAAGATCAGCAAGAGCAGCGCCCAGCTCTCCAAGTACTTCGACTGGTACAAAAGTGACTGGAACGAGAACGGCCAGTCGGTGGTGAAGTGGGTGAACAAGTACTCCACCACCAAGCTCGACGCCAACGCCAAAATCGACTTCCTGGACTACAACTGGAACCTGAATGAGCAGTAG
- a CDS encoding TSUP family transporter: protein MPLSSNNALPQPEPPPAVPDGNRLFPVFLKLEQLHVLLVGGGAVGFEKLSAMLANSPNAAITVVATWFGPELRVLAGQHPAVQLREQPYDPTHLVGHDLVIVATDDKALNLQIKAEATRQRLLCNVADTPAACDFYLGSIVQKGDLKIAISTNGKSPTIAKRLREMLTHSLPDELHDVLQRMAQIREKVGGDFAHKVKSLNAVTAELTGGPAYESPAAARWRKIATGALLAFAAMLVFNILSYYFTWTQVWTAASNAETFWLFVAIGFGAQLIDGLLGMGYGVVTAISLMSMNIAPAAVSASIHTAEMFASGASGYHHYRFGNVNKRLFKVLLIPGVLGAITGAYLLSKFGETYAGYVKPFLAVYLLLLGIRIISKAFAKPGPRKKHKKLGVLAAAGGFLDSFGGGGWGPLVTSTLIAGGRTPQYVIGSVSVTEFFVTFASAVTFFATIGISHWQIILGLIIGGVAAAPLAARLAGRLPVRWMFVGVGLMVIVWSLWALRKVFI from the coding sequence ATGCCCCTTTCCTCCAACAACGCCCTGCCCCAGCCCGAGCCGCCGCCCGCGGTGCCCGATGGCAACCGGCTGTTTCCGGTGTTTCTGAAGCTGGAACAGCTGCACGTGCTGCTGGTGGGCGGCGGGGCCGTGGGCTTCGAGAAGCTCTCGGCCATGCTGGCTAACAGCCCCAACGCGGCCATTACGGTGGTAGCCACCTGGTTCGGGCCCGAGCTGCGGGTACTGGCCGGCCAGCACCCCGCCGTGCAGCTGCGCGAGCAGCCCTACGACCCCACCCACCTAGTCGGCCACGACTTGGTGATTGTAGCCACTGACGACAAGGCGCTCAACCTGCAGATCAAGGCCGAAGCCACCCGCCAGCGCCTGCTCTGCAACGTGGCCGACACGCCCGCCGCCTGCGACTTCTACCTGGGCTCCATCGTGCAGAAAGGCGACCTAAAAATTGCCATCAGCACCAACGGCAAGTCGCCCACCATTGCCAAGCGCCTGCGCGAAATGCTCACCCACAGCCTCCCCGACGAGCTACACGACGTGCTCCAGCGCATGGCCCAGATTCGGGAGAAGGTGGGCGGCGACTTTGCCCACAAAGTGAAGTCGCTGAACGCCGTGACGGCCGAGCTGACCGGCGGGCCAGCCTACGAATCACCAGCCGCGGCGCGGTGGCGCAAAATTGCCACCGGGGCCCTGCTGGCGTTTGCGGCCATGCTGGTGTTCAATATCCTGAGCTACTACTTCACCTGGACGCAGGTCTGGACCGCGGCCTCCAACGCCGAAACGTTCTGGCTGTTCGTGGCCATCGGCTTCGGCGCACAGCTCATTGACGGGTTGCTGGGCATGGGTTACGGGGTAGTCACGGCCATCAGCCTGATGAGTATGAATATTGCCCCGGCGGCTGTGAGTGCCAGCATCCACACCGCCGAAATGTTTGCCTCCGGCGCCTCCGGCTACCACCACTACCGCTTCGGCAACGTGAACAAGCGCCTGTTCAAAGTGCTCCTGATTCCGGGCGTTCTGGGCGCCATTACGGGCGCGTATCTGCTGTCGAAATTCGGGGAGACGTACGCCGGCTACGTGAAGCCGTTTCTGGCGGTGTACCTGCTGCTGCTGGGTATCCGCATCATCAGCAAGGCGTTTGCTAAGCCCGGCCCGCGCAAAAAGCACAAGAAGCTGGGCGTGCTGGCGGCGGCCGGCGGCTTCCTCGATTCGTTTGGCGGGGGCGGCTGGGGGCCGCTGGTGACCAGCACGCTCATTGCCGGGGGCCGCACGCCGCAGTACGTTATCGGCTCGGTGAGCGTCACGGAGTTTTTCGTCACGTTTGCCAGCGCCGTCACGTTCTTCGCCACCATCGGCATCTCGCACTGGCAGATTATCCTGGGCCTCATCATCGGGGGCGTGGCCGCCGCGCCCCTGGCCGCCCGCCTGGCCGGCCGCCTGCCCGTGCGCTGGATGTTCGTGGGCGTGGGCCTGATGGTGATTGTGTGGAGCCTATGGGCGCTGCGCAAGGTGTTTATTTGA
- a CDS encoding DUF6134 family protein, translated as MIGRGYWLGLAWALWLLAGPVLAQAPAARPAPPETRRYAIEVAGVRVGTMTATRAPQTATTDAVFTLTSDVKVNFLVYNLKIYYQVVNRVRNGQLLLSTVEAHTNQGDFASRTEWKGDHYDIVADQYKHHYRATEKQPIRYTVTDMFFGEPQGQTRAFAEYFGDFFTVQRTAAGKYKAERDGREDEYQYANGELVVLIKKNPLKNFIIRLL; from the coding sequence ATGATCGGGCGGGGCTATTGGCTGGGGTTGGCCTGGGCGCTGTGGCTGCTGGCTGGTCCGGTGCTGGCGCAGGCCCCAGCCGCCCGGCCCGCGCCGCCCGAAACGCGCCGCTACGCCATTGAGGTAGCGGGCGTGCGCGTAGGTACTATGACGGCCACCCGCGCCCCCCAGACCGCCACCACCGATGCCGTATTCACGCTCACTAGCGACGTGAAGGTGAATTTTCTGGTGTATAACCTGAAGATCTACTATCAGGTGGTGAACCGGGTGCGCAACGGCCAGCTGCTGCTTTCCACCGTGGAAGCCCACACCAACCAGGGCGACTTTGCCTCCCGCACCGAGTGGAAGGGCGACCATTACGACATCGTGGCCGACCAGTACAAGCATCACTACCGCGCCACCGAAAAGCAGCCGATCCGCTACACCGTCACGGATATGTTTTTCGGAGAGCCCCAGGGCCAGACGCGCGCCTTTGCGGAGTATTTCGGTGACTTTTTCACGGTCCAGCGCACCGCCGCCGGCAAGTACAAGGCCGAGCGCGACGGCCGCGAAGATGAGTATCAGTACGCCAACGGCGAGCTGGTTGTGCTAATCAAGAAGAACCCGCTCAAAAACTTCATCATCCGGTTGCTGTGA
- a CDS encoding BamA/TamA family outer membrane protein produces the protein MLLTSVLLALATQAPAPPDSTTRRLSVLPLPLVYYTPETRLAYGAALVFTVRFPQDSAFADARPSQFTLGAAYTQNRQLLLYLPFQVFYQHNTYYAYGEAGYYRYNYYFYGVGEQAVPRELYGVNFPRVRLNAFRRVAPALAAGKLYAGLRYQLEDYDVTTTEAGGQLASGRVPGGLGSRLQGGGLGVFFDSRDNLFFPTKGVVADLTGMIRNRADHTGPLGTTHFSRYSADVSSYHSLNRRAVLALNYFASFTAGTAPFNALSLLGGTRRMRGYYEGRFRDQHAALLQTELRLAVYKRLGAVAFGSVGALGDATDGLRLRQPKGAYGAGLRFTLNRRDHLNLRLDYGLGRESSGFYLTVGEAF, from the coding sequence ATGCTGCTGACCTCCGTGCTGCTGGCCCTGGCCACGCAGGCCCCGGCACCGCCCGACAGCACCACCCGCCGGTTGTCGGTGCTGCCGCTCCCGCTCGTCTACTACACCCCGGAAACCCGGCTGGCCTACGGGGCCGCGCTGGTGTTCACCGTGCGCTTCCCACAGGATTCCGCCTTTGCCGATGCCCGGCCCTCGCAGTTTACGCTGGGCGCCGCCTACACCCAAAACCGGCAGCTGCTGCTGTACCTGCCGTTTCAGGTGTTCTACCAGCACAACACCTACTACGCCTACGGCGAGGCCGGCTACTACCGCTACAACTACTATTTCTACGGCGTGGGCGAGCAGGCCGTGCCGCGCGAGCTATACGGCGTCAACTTTCCGCGGGTGCGGCTCAACGCCTTCCGGCGGGTGGCCCCGGCGTTGGCCGCCGGCAAGCTCTACGCCGGGTTGCGCTATCAGCTGGAAGACTACGACGTGACGACCACCGAAGCCGGCGGGCAGCTGGCCAGCGGCCGCGTGCCGGGCGGCCTGGGCAGCCGGCTGCAAGGCGGTGGCCTGGGCGTGTTCTTCGACTCGCGCGACAACCTCTTCTTCCCGACCAAAGGCGTAGTAGCCGACCTGACCGGCATGATTCGCAACCGCGCCGACCACACCGGCCCACTGGGCACCACCCACTTCAGCCGCTACTCGGCCGATGTATCGTCGTACCACAGCCTGAACCGACGGGCAGTGCTGGCTCTGAACTACTTTGCCAGCTTCACGGCCGGCACGGCCCCGTTCAACGCGCTGTCGTTGCTGGGCGGCACGCGCCGGATGCGCGGTTACTATGAGGGCCGGTTCCGCGACCAGCACGCGGCCCTGCTGCAAACCGAGCTGCGCCTGGCCGTATACAAACGGCTGGGGGCCGTAGCTTTCGGCTCCGTAGGTGCCCTGGGCGACGCCACCGACGGCTTGCGGCTGCGCCAGCCCAAAGGCGCATATGGCGCCGGCCTGCGCTTCACCCTCAACCGCCGCGACCACCTCAACCTGCGCCTCGATTACGGCCTCGGGCGGGAGTCCAGCGGGTTCTACCTGACCGTCGGAGAAGCATTTTGA